From Dehalococcoidales bacterium, a single genomic window includes:
- a CDS encoding SDR family NAD(P)-dependent oxidoreductase codes for MKFTTLDNKVAIVSGGAQGLGKGIVDCLARDGADIAIVDINRDGARKAADEVKATGRKTLAVEADLTDNDQVERAVKEVLDFFGRIDILVNNAGGYPGMSSLSERGLRIADRGEDEWDGCYDLNLKTTVLMCRAVIPHLVAQKSGKIVNISSASATSPSGTLVCYATMKAGIVHYSRMLSRDLAGDNINVNCVLPGIIYTPLWERGGTELSKNIPGAENWTPREFFEKTLIPGVPLGREQTAEDIGNAVAFFVSEEAKNITGQSMNVDGGMSFV; via the coding sequence ATGAAGTTCACCACGCTGGATAACAAGGTAGCAATCGTTAGCGGAGGCGCTCAGGGACTGGGCAAGGGTATTGTTGACTGTCTGGCCCGCGACGGAGCCGACATCGCAATCGTCGATATCAACAGGGACGGCGCACGAAAGGCAGCCGACGAAGTGAAAGCCACGGGTAGAAAAACCCTGGCAGTGGAGGCTGACCTCACCGATAACGACCAGGTGGAAAGGGCTGTCAAGGAGGTGCTGGATTTCTTCGGCAGGATAGATATCCTGGTCAACAATGCCGGTGGTTACCCCGGAATGTCCTCGCTGTCAGAGCGTGGCCTGCGTATTGCAGACCGGGGTGAAGACGAGTGGGACGGCTGCTATGACCTCAACTTGAAGACCACCGTTCTGATGTGCCGCGCAGTTATTCCTCACCTGGTCGCCCAAAAGAGCGGCAAAATCGTCAATATTTCGTCGGCGAGTGCCACCAGCCCTTCGGGGACTCTGGTCTGCTATGCCACCATGAAGGCGGGCATCGTTCACTACTCCCGAATGCTGTCCAGAGACCTGGCCGGGGACAACATCAACGTCAACTGCGTCCTTCCGGGCATAATCTACACTCCTCTCTGGGAGAGGGGCGGCACTGAACTCTCCAAGAATATCCCCGGAGCCGAGAACTGGACGCCCCGCGAGTTCTTTGAGAAAACCCTGATACCCGGAGTTCCCCTGGGACGGGAGCAGACCGCAGAAGATATCGGCAATGCCGTGGCCTTCTTCGTCTCCGAGGAGGCAAAGAACATCACCGGTCAGTCCATGAACGTCGATGGCGGCATGTCCTTTGTCTAG
- a CDS encoding SDR family oxidoreductase: MGDRLKDKVAVVTGAGRGIGRGEALALASEGAKVIVNDLGGAPDGSGASASPADEVVAEIKKAGGEAAANHDSVVTTEGGENIIRTAIDTFGKLDILVNNAGILRDRMLFNMSPEEWDIVVKVHLYGHFNTIRPASVVFRQQRSGRIINTSSGAGLGNSTFGQANYGAAKEGIVGLTRKVAQDMGRYGVTCNAIRPNAGTRLTLSDEMRRTWSQEAIERFEQSLRPDDIAPLVVWLASDDAASVTGRTFYVQTGLVAIYSEPVYEKSILKEGGWTIDDLFRFMPGSLASGLVNPYLPQE, encoded by the coding sequence GTGGGAGACAGACTGAAAGACAAAGTAGCAGTAGTCACTGGTGCTGGAAGAGGTATTGGAAGAGGGGAAGCCCTGGCGTTGGCGTCGGAGGGCGCTAAGGTTATAGTCAATGACCTCGGTGGTGCTCCTGACGGCTCTGGTGCCTCAGCTTCACCGGCCGACGAGGTCGTGGCGGAAATCAAGAAAGCCGGTGGAGAGGCGGCGGCCAACCACGACTCAGTGGTAACCACCGAGGGTGGCGAGAACATCATCAGGACTGCGATTGATACCTTTGGCAAACTGGATATCCTGGTCAACAACGCCGGAATTCTCCGTGACCGGATGCTCTTCAACATGAGCCCGGAGGAATGGGACATCGTTGTCAAAGTGCACCTCTACGGCCACTTCAACACCATCAGGCCGGCCTCGGTCGTTTTCCGCCAGCAGAGAAGCGGCCGGATAATAAACACGTCTTCGGGGGCCGGACTGGGTAACAGCACCTTCGGTCAGGCCAACTATGGTGCCGCCAAGGAAGGAATCGTCGGCCTGACGAGAAAGGTAGCCCAGGACATGGGCAGGTATGGCGTAACATGCAATGCCATCCGTCCCAACGCCGGCACGAGACTCACCCTCAGCGATGAGATGAGAAGGACCTGGTCTCAGGAGGCCATCGAGAGATTCGAGCAGAGCCTGAGGCCGGATGATATCGCGCCACTCGTGGTCTGGCTGGCTTCTGATGATGCCGCCAGCGTGACCGGCCGTACCTTCTACGTGCAGACAGGACTGGTCGCCATCTATTCGGAGCCAGTCTACGAGAAGTCCATACTCAAGGAGGGTGGCTGGACGATTGACGACCTATTCCGGTTTATGCCGGGTTCACTGGCATCCGGCCTGGTGAATCCCTACCTTCCCCAGGAGTAG
- a CDS encoding (Fe-S)-binding protein: MQAVAPFQEAVDIIKEEGGDIAKLCYQCGLCTGTCPWNLVRGFPVRKAMHQAQLGLPDFEDDDMWLCVTCNACVKRCPRGVEIIDVWRSFRRAITELGIGGIPDSLRITSKNISGVGNPQGEDREKRNDWTRDLGVKTFTKGMEILYVPCCYNTYDPQLQPAARATVEILKKANVDFGILGPEMSCCGESVRKAGNESLFQSLAQSNIGLFNEAGVTRIITASPHCFHTFKNEYPELDGKYEVVHFVQFLAELIRDGRLEFTRELQKTITYHDSCYLGRHNDIYDEPREVLQAIPGVELVEMANHHEDSLCCGGGGGRIWAETKKGERFSDIRLEQAADVGASVLAAVCPYCIANFKDSIVTMNKEEVIECKDIAELVLEAL; the protein is encoded by the coding sequence ATGCAAGCAGTAGCACCGTTCCAGGAAGCGGTAGACATCATCAAGGAAGAAGGCGGCGATATCGCCAAGCTGTGCTACCAGTGCGGCCTCTGCACCGGTACCTGCCCGTGGAACCTGGTGAGAGGCTTCCCCGTCCGCAAGGCAATGCACCAGGCCCAGTTGGGTCTGCCCGACTTCGAAGACGACGACATGTGGCTGTGCGTGACCTGCAATGCTTGTGTCAAGCGGTGCCCCCGCGGCGTGGAGATTATCGACGTCTGGCGCTCCTTCCGCAGGGCAATCACCGAACTCGGTATCGGTGGTATTCCCGACTCGCTGCGGATAACGTCTAAGAACATCTCCGGCGTGGGCAATCCGCAGGGAGAAGACCGGGAGAAGCGCAACGACTGGACAAGAGACCTCGGGGTGAAGACCTTCACCAAGGGGATGGAAATACTCTACGTGCCGTGCTGCTACAATACCTACGACCCGCAGTTACAGCCGGCAGCCCGAGCGACTGTGGAGATTCTGAAGAAGGCCAATGTTGACTTTGGCATACTGGGCCCGGAGATGTCCTGCTGTGGTGAGAGTGTCCGCAAGGCCGGTAACGAGAGCCTGTTCCAGAGCCTGGCCCAGAGCAACATCGGCCTGTTCAATGAGGCCGGGGTCACCAGGATAATCACCGCCTCGCCACACTGCTTCCACACCTTCAAGAACGAGTACCCCGAACTGGACGGCAAGTATGAGGTGGTACACTTCGTCCAGTTTCTTGCCGAGTTGATTAGAGACGGTAGGCTGGAGTTTACCAGGGAGCTTCAGAAGACCATCACCTACCATGACTCCTGCTACCTGGGACGGCATAACGATATCTATGATGAGCCCAGGGAGGTCCTGCAGGCCATCCCCGGCGTGGAACTGGTAGAGATGGCCAACCACCACGAGGATAGCCTGTGCTGCGGGGGTGGCGGTGGTCGTATATGGGCGGAGACCAAGAAAGGCGAAAGGTTTTCCGATATCAGGCTGGAGCAGGCAGCAGATGTCGGTGCCAGTGTCCTGGCTGCGGTGTGCCCTTATTGTATCGCCAACTTCAAAGATAGCATCGTCACCATGAACAAGGAAGAAGTCATCGAGTGTAAGGACATCGCTGAACTGGTCCTGGAAGCACTCTAG
- a CDS encoding CoB--CoM heterodisulfide reductase iron-sulfur subunit B family protein, producing MADTTASKYCYYPGCSLEATAKEYNQSVQASARLLDVELVELEDWNCCGASSGHCTDPELSLALPARNLALAEKEGHDLAVSCAACFLRFKQTNHDLRADDTLRQRIEQVIDAPYRAETEVRHVLDIFAREVGLEEIERRVKKPLKGLKLAAYYGCYLVRPPEVTQLDDPNNPMIMDNLLTAIGAEPLDWTHKVECCGGNLLLARTDIVVKLCNDICQAALDAGAVAIVTACPLCQANLELRQTIGVPTFYFSELLALALGAGAGEMKSWWKCHIQNPVPVLKAQNLI from the coding sequence ATGGCTGATACCACAGCATCGAAGTATTGCTACTATCCGGGTTGCTCGCTGGAGGCTACGGCCAAGGAATACAACCAGTCGGTACAGGCGTCCGCCAGGCTACTGGACGTGGAACTGGTGGAGCTTGAGGACTGGAATTGCTGCGGTGCCTCTTCCGGGCACTGCACCGACCCCGAGCTTTCCCTGGCCCTGCCGGCGAGGAACCTTGCCCTGGCCGAGAAAGAGGGCCATGACCTCGCGGTATCATGCGCTGCCTGTTTCCTCCGTTTCAAACAGACCAATCATGACCTTCGCGCCGATGATACACTCCGGCAGAGGATAGAGCAGGTCATTGACGCACCCTACCGGGCAGAAACCGAGGTGAGGCATGTCCTTGATATTTTTGCCCGCGAAGTAGGGCTGGAGGAAATCGAGCGCCGGGTGAAAAAGCCGCTCAAGGGGCTGAAGCTGGCTGCTTATTACGGGTGCTATCTGGTACGCCCTCCGGAGGTTACCCAGTTAGACGACCCGAATAACCCGATGATTATGGACAACCTGCTCACTGCTATCGGCGCGGAGCCTCTGGATTGGACCCACAAGGTTGAATGCTGCGGCGGAAACCTGTTGCTGGCCCGAACCGATATCGTCGTAAAACTCTGCAATGACATCTGCCAGGCAGCTCTTGATGCCGGAGCAGTAGCTATTGTAACCGCCTGCCCGCTCTGCCAGGCAAACCTTGAACTACGACAGACTATCGGCGTGCCCACTTTTTACTTCAGTGAGCTGCTGGCGCTGGCCCTGGGTGCCGGTGCCGGGGAAATGAAGAGTTGGTGGAAGTGCCACATCCAGAACCCGGTACCGGTCCTGAAGGCGCAGAACCTCATCTGA
- a CDS encoding 4Fe-4S dicluster domain-containing protein, with the protein MTVRLVSQQGTESADPAFTREVLGNSMAHLERCYQCQACSSGCPVAYAFDYAPHQLLRMVQLGLKERVLDSTTYWLCASCETCATRCPNDIEIVQIMDTLRHIALREGRTQQTGLPLFHRTFLSTIKSNGKVHELLLILRYMLISRDIFKLNELPSNIKMGLNMFTRGKLAILPAKIKGTANIKRIFQQTEKKNG; encoded by the coding sequence ATGACGGTCCGTCTTGTCAGCCAGCAAGGCACAGAAAGCGCTGACCCGGCCTTCACCCGCGAAGTACTGGGGAACAGCATGGCGCACCTGGAACGGTGCTACCAGTGCCAGGCCTGTAGCTCCGGTTGTCCGGTAGCCTATGCGTTTGACTACGCCCCACACCAGCTACTGAGGATGGTGCAACTCGGGCTTAAGGAGCGGGTGCTGGACAGCACGACTTACTGGCTCTGTGCCAGTTGTGAGACCTGTGCTACCAGGTGCCCCAATGACATTGAAATCGTGCAGATAATGGATACCCTGAGGCACATTGCCCTCAGGGAAGGCCGCACGCAGCAGACCGGCCTGCCCCTTTTCCACAGGACCTTCCTCAGCACTATCAAGAGCAATGGGAAGGTGCACGAATTGCTCCTCATCTTGCGCTACATGCTCATCAGCCGCGATATCTTCAAGCTGAATGAGCTACCCAGTAACATCAAGATGGGGCTCAATATGTTCACCAGGGGCAAGCTGGCAATACTACCCGCCAAGATAAAGGGTACGGCGAACATCAAGCGTATTTTCCAGCAGACGGAGAAAAAGAATGGCTGA
- a CDS encoding Coenzyme F420 hydrogenase/dehydrogenase, beta subunit C-terminal domain, with translation MAKSTTLTVNDGQLRASINTLLKDLLSKGVVDAILVPLTHPAGNNVVQTLVTNPDYLDRADVLAPVMPVNAARIIQSITRLTPADRKTAVVMKPCELRALVELVKLRQASLDNLYLIGIDCPGAYSVSDYPELVAEKTSDEFAGAAWNGQDDPRLRAGCRVCEYPVPLMTDLTIGLVGVDLKQKLVLIASSEKGEELLEGLGLTVEDGGEAATKREAAVTQLLEKMKGIRQKFFEETKAEVGGIEKLAEVFGPCILCHNCQTVCPVCYCRECFFDSPTFELEAEKYLGVAEKQGAVRMPVDTLLFHLTRMTHMGASCVGCGACEEACPSGIPLLKIFQLAGGNVQKLFDYIPGRSLEDELPLTTFREDELQWIGEK, from the coding sequence ATGGCGAAGAGTACGACCCTGACCGTTAATGACGGACAACTGCGGGCAAGTATCAACACCCTGCTCAAGGACCTGCTCAGCAAGGGAGTGGTCGACGCAATCCTGGTACCTCTGACTCACCCGGCAGGAAATAACGTGGTGCAGACCCTGGTAACCAATCCTGACTACCTTGACCGGGCAGACGTCCTCGCACCGGTGATGCCGGTGAATGCGGCCCGTATCATCCAGTCAATCACCCGACTGACACCCGCCGACCGGAAGACGGCCGTGGTGATGAAACCCTGTGAACTGCGTGCCCTGGTCGAGTTGGTCAAACTGCGACAGGCATCGCTCGACAACCTCTATCTCATCGGAATCGACTGCCCGGGAGCATATTCCGTGAGTGATTACCCTGAGTTGGTTGCGGAGAAGACCTCGGACGAATTCGCCGGGGCTGCCTGGAATGGACAGGACGACCCCAGGCTGAGAGCCGGCTGCCGGGTCTGCGAGTACCCCGTCCCACTGATGACGGACCTCACCATCGGCCTGGTGGGGGTGGACCTGAAGCAGAAGCTGGTGCTGATTGCCAGCAGCGAGAAGGGAGAGGAACTCCTTGAGGGCCTGGGGCTTACCGTCGAGGATGGTGGCGAAGCAGCAACAAAGCGGGAGGCAGCGGTTACTCAGCTCCTTGAGAAGATGAAGGGAATCCGCCAGAAGTTCTTCGAGGAGACAAAAGCAGAAGTCGGCGGTATCGAGAAACTTGCCGAGGTGTTCGGACCCTGCATCCTGTGCCACAATTGCCAGACAGTCTGCCCGGTCTGCTACTGTCGCGAGTGTTTCTTCGATTCGCCCACCTTTGAGCTTGAGGCAGAGAAGTACCTCGGTGTGGCCGAGAAACAGGGGGCCGTGAGGATGCCCGTCGATACCCTCCTCTTTCACCTGACCAGGATGACCCACATGGGTGCCTCGTGCGTGGGCTGCGGGGCCTGCGAAGAGGCCTGCCCCAGCGGTATCCCTCTGCTCAAGATATTCCAGCTAGCCGGCGGCAACGTACAGAAGCTCTTTGACTACATCCCCGGACGCAGCCTGGAGGATGAGCTACCGCTAACCACCTTCAGGGAAGATGAGCTTCAGTGGATAGGAGAGAAATGA
- a CDS encoding hydrogenase iron-sulfur subunit: protein MAEDDSGFEPKIIGFLCNWCTGAAADLAGTTRAQYPANLHPIRVMCSGTVDPVYLIKALLSGADSVMVGGCHPGDCHYVSGNYKARRRMAMLQNIFESLGLDADRIYTRWISASEGPEFAQAVRDITEETRKKGPNPLASDWAL, encoded by the coding sequence ATGGCTGAAGACGATAGCGGATTCGAACCGAAGATAATTGGTTTTCTGTGCAACTGGTGCACCGGTGCAGCCGCCGACCTGGCAGGGACAACCAGGGCACAATACCCGGCCAATCTCCACCCGATACGTGTGATGTGCAGCGGCACGGTCGACCCGGTGTACCTGATAAAGGCGCTACTCTCCGGTGCCGATTCCGTTATGGTGGGTGGATGCCATCCCGGGGACTGCCACTACGTATCCGGCAACTATAAAGCGAGAAGAAGAATGGCCATGCTGCAGAATATCTTCGAGTCCCTGGGGCTGGATGCGGACCGAATCTATACAAGGTGGATAAGTGCCAGCGAGGGGCCGGAGTTCGCTCAGGCCGTAAGAGATATTACTGAGGAGACCAGGAAGAAAGGCCCCAACCCCCTGGCCTCCGACTGGGCTCTTTAG
- a CDS encoding FAD-dependent oxidoreductase — MQDKVGAVLVIGAGVSGIRAALDLAESGFQTYLVDTSPGIGGTVPQLDKWFPDNQCELCKLLPVFSRDECSQYCLRRDLAHPNIEMLPNTIVEKVTGEAGNFGISVKTLSRWVKTERCTACGLCAEVCPVEVPDEYNDGLQSRKAIYVQSPQAIPNFYCIDREACTRCGKCLEVCPTNAIDLDLKDESQELAVGAIIVSAGFQEYDAAEMSQYGFGRYANVLTNLQAERLLSSTGKTDGRLLRPSNGDAPKKVALLQCVGSRDMKRNYCSTACCMYALKEAILIKEKSPETDVTIYYMDLRDFGKDYYRYHLKAQELGVQFIRCRVSTMRENPATKDLLLLARAEDGSDIRSEFDLVILAAAQCPSSRMEELSEMLGVDANQWGFIQTQDWLQTRTSKEGIYVCGSAGAPADISDSVIQASAAACEAATLLSPVERETVAKDAGTAVPAVSGEEPGIAVFICQCGEEITAVVDTAQVAEFARGLPAVKHVEEVDFLCLPETLEKVKKAVAGTGVNRVILAACAPYHYQRLFGKAMQEAGIDPSLWQLVNFREQLAWVHRDNQPQATEKARRILAMTVDQLRSQEPLVVTTRPVDHQALVIGGGVSGLVSALNLAEQGFKVHLVEKNAETGGHATDIRYTLGSDDPQAFIGGIREKVAANSRIHLYPESEVIETTGRAGDFHSMIRAVDGTITETGHGAVIVATGARDYEPTEYSYGQDDRIITQKELQKRLAEDTLEKPSAVVMIQCVGSRDEEHPYCSRTCCSTAIANAIKIKEQNPETEVFILNRDIMTYAFREEYYSKAREAGVLFIRYEPDNKPDVSVNGGTLTVRVDDPVLPGILEIDADLLVLSTGIVAADNRQLAETLSIDLTEDGFFKEVDTKFRPVDTVIDGIFICGLANAPRNLDEEVVQAQAAAQRAANILSRQQIESGRIVSMVDSRRCSGCGLCVDDCPFNARWMDEDNRIAVVDEVLCQGCGACVAHCPNSAAKLRGFRDKQMFSMLEAVL; from the coding sequence ATGCAGGATAAGGTTGGTGCAGTCTTAGTCATCGGTGCCGGAGTAAGCGGTATCAGAGCTGCCCTGGACCTGGCTGAATCAGGCTTTCAGACCTATCTTGTCGATACCAGCCCGGGTATCGGTGGCACTGTTCCCCAACTGGACAAGTGGTTCCCGGATAACCAGTGTGAGCTGTGCAAGCTGCTGCCCGTATTCTCTCGCGACGAATGCTCCCAATATTGCCTGCGCCGTGACCTCGCCCACCCCAATATAGAAATGCTACCCAACACCATAGTGGAGAAGGTAACCGGTGAAGCCGGCAACTTCGGCATATCCGTAAAGACGTTGTCCCGCTGGGTCAAGACCGAGCGTTGTACCGCCTGCGGACTGTGCGCTGAGGTGTGCCCGGTTGAGGTACCCGACGAATACAATGACGGCCTCCAGAGCCGGAAAGCGATATACGTCCAGAGCCCCCAGGCAATACCCAACTTCTACTGCATCGACCGCGAGGCATGTACCAGGTGTGGCAAATGCCTGGAAGTATGCCCGACAAACGCGATTGACCTCGACCTTAAGGACGAATCACAGGAACTGGCTGTGGGAGCAATCATCGTCTCCGCGGGCTTTCAGGAGTATGACGCCGCCGAGATGAGCCAGTATGGTTTCGGCCGCTACGCCAATGTCCTGACCAACCTTCAGGCGGAACGGCTGCTGTCATCAACCGGAAAGACGGATGGCAGGCTCCTCCGTCCCTCGAACGGAGATGCACCGAAGAAGGTAGCCCTGCTTCAGTGCGTCGGCTCGCGGGATATGAAGCGGAATTACTGTTCCACCGCCTGCTGCATGTACGCCCTGAAAGAGGCGATACTGATTAAAGAAAAAAGCCCGGAGACCGATGTCACCATCTACTACATGGACCTGCGCGATTTCGGCAAGGACTACTACCGCTACCATCTCAAGGCACAGGAACTGGGAGTTCAGTTCATCCGGTGCCGCGTTTCCACCATGAGGGAGAACCCGGCTACGAAGGACCTGCTCCTGCTGGCCCGAGCCGAGGATGGCAGTGACATCCGCAGCGAATTCGACCTGGTGATACTCGCCGCCGCCCAGTGCCCGTCATCCCGTATGGAAGAACTAAGCGAGATGCTGGGAGTAGATGCTAACCAGTGGGGCTTTATCCAGACCCAGGACTGGTTGCAGACCAGGACAAGCAAGGAAGGTATCTATGTCTGCGGTTCCGCAGGCGCACCGGCCGACATCTCGGACTCGGTTATCCAGGCCAGCGCCGCCGCCTGCGAGGCTGCCACACTCCTCTCACCGGTAGAACGGGAAACGGTCGCCAAAGACGCGGGCACTGCAGTACCGGCAGTCAGCGGGGAGGAGCCCGGAATAGCCGTCTTCATCTGCCAGTGTGGTGAGGAGATAACGGCAGTAGTGGATACCGCCCAGGTTGCTGAATTCGCCCGAGGTCTGCCCGCAGTCAAACATGTTGAAGAAGTTGACTTCCTCTGCCTGCCGGAGACCCTGGAAAAAGTGAAGAAGGCAGTGGCCGGCACCGGTGTCAACCGGGTTATCCTGGCAGCCTGTGCCCCCTACCACTACCAGAGACTGTTCGGCAAAGCAATGCAGGAAGCTGGCATTGACCCCTCGCTGTGGCAACTGGTCAATTTCCGGGAGCAGCTTGCCTGGGTACACCGCGACAACCAGCCGCAGGCCACCGAGAAAGCCCGCCGCATCCTGGCCATGACTGTGGACCAACTGCGAAGCCAGGAACCGCTCGTCGTTACCACGAGACCGGTCGACCACCAGGCACTGGTCATCGGCGGGGGAGTTTCCGGACTGGTCTCCGCCCTCAACCTCGCCGAGCAGGGATTCAAGGTACACCTCGTCGAGAAGAACGCGGAAACCGGAGGCCACGCCACCGACATCCGCTATACGCTGGGCAGTGATGACCCGCAGGCCTTTATCGGTGGTATTCGGGAGAAGGTTGCCGCTAACTCCAGAATCCACCTGTACCCGGAGAGTGAGGTTATTGAAACAACCGGCCGCGCCGGTGACTTCCACAGCATGATACGCGCAGTTGACGGCACAATTACAGAAACAGGACATGGTGCGGTGATTGTTGCCACCGGTGCCAGGGACTACGAGCCTACGGAGTACAGCTACGGACAGGATGACCGCATAATCACTCAGAAAGAGCTCCAGAAGCGACTCGCCGAAGACACCCTGGAAAAACCGTCTGCCGTGGTCATGATACAGTGTGTCGGTTCACGGGACGAAGAGCACCCGTACTGCAGCCGGACGTGCTGCTCGACAGCGATAGCCAACGCCATCAAGATAAAAGAGCAGAACCCGGAGACAGAGGTCTTTATCCTGAACCGGGATATCATGACCTACGCATTCCGTGAGGAATACTACTCAAAGGCACGAGAAGCCGGCGTCCTCTTCATCCGCTACGAGCCGGATAACAAGCCGGATGTATCCGTGAACGGTGGTACCCTTACCGTCCGGGTTGATGACCCGGTGCTTCCCGGTATACTGGAAATCGATGCCGACCTGCTGGTGCTGAGCACCGGTATTGTTGCTGCGGATAACAGGCAACTGGCAGAAACACTCTCCATTGACCTGACCGAAGACGGATTCTTCAAGGAAGTCGATACCAAGTTCCGGCCGGTGGACACGGTTATCGACGGTATCTTTATCTGTGGCCTGGCCAATGCTCCCAGGAACCTCGATGAAGAGGTCGTCCAGGCCCAGGCAGCGGCACAGAGAGCCGCCAACATCCTGTCCCGGCAGCAGATTGAATCCGGTAGAATTGTCTCCATGGTGGACTCAAGAAGGTGCAGCGGCTGCGGACTTTGTGTTGACGATTGTCCCTTCAATGCCCGTTGGATGGACGAGGACAACAGGATAGCCGTGGTGGATGAAGTCCTGTGCCAGGGCTGCGGGGCGTGTGTCGCGCATTGCCCGAATAGCGCCGCCAAGCTGAGAGGATTCCGGGACAAGCAGATGTTCTCCATGCTCGAAGCAGTGCTGTAG